One Roseomonas sp. OT10 DNA window includes the following coding sequences:
- a CDS encoding GNAT family N-acetyltransferase: MSVTFREARREDLPAIVAMLADDMLGAKRERATDPLPEGYGRAFDAIAAMPGAAVIVAEAADGSVVGCLQLAVLPNLSYQGTSRALIEGVRVAASHRNRGLGAALIRDAVERARQAGCGMVQLSTNAARKDAQRFYERLGFVASHVGMKLDLPR, translated from the coding sequence ATGAGTGTGACCTTCCGCGAGGCGCGGCGCGAGGACCTGCCCGCCATCGTCGCCATGCTGGCCGACGACATGCTGGGGGCGAAGCGCGAGCGCGCCACCGACCCATTGCCCGAGGGCTATGGCCGTGCCTTCGACGCCATCGCCGCCATGCCCGGCGCCGCGGTCATCGTGGCGGAGGCGGCGGACGGGTCGGTGGTCGGCTGCCTGCAACTCGCGGTGCTGCCCAACCTCTCCTACCAGGGCACCAGCCGCGCGCTGATCGAGGGCGTGCGCGTCGCCGCCTCCCATCGCAACCGGGGGCTGGGCGCGGCCCTGATCCGCGATGCGGTGGAACGCGCGCGGCAGGCCGGCTGCGGGATGGTGCAGCTTTCCACCAACGCGGCGCGCAAGGACGCGCAGCGCTTCTACGAACGCCTGGGCTTCGTGGCGAGCCATGTCGGCATGAAGCTCGACCTGCCGCGCTGA
- a CDS encoding helicase HerA-like domain-containing protein, whose translation MASDRILIGKGAEPQSLYLPLANRHGLVAGATGTGKTITLQTLVEGFSRNGVPVFVADIKGDLAGLSQPGKDNPKIAQRAASLGATDFAYQATPVVFWDVFGEQGHPVRATVAEMGPLLLGRLLDLNDTQEGVLSVAFALADDEGLLLLDLKDLRALLAHVAERAGELGVQYGNVSKASVGTIQRKLLALEQQGAEHFFGEPALELTDLMLLTPDGRGSVNVLAADKLAGSPRLYATFLLWLLSELFEELPEVGDLDKPKLAFVFDEAHLLFKDVPKALLEKIEQVVRLIRSKGVGVYFVTQNPLDLPNTVLGQLGNRVQHALRAFTPADQKAVRAAADTFRPNPAFRTDTAITELAVGEALVSTLQPGGQPGMVDRTKILPPRSRMGAITAEERAAVMGHSPIGAKYDTPLDRDSAYEHLTGRATTVAEDPAPQPAGWGGGNASDGSWGGAGGGAAPRGPWGGPWGGPAPGPAGVPPPAAGGDVWGRGTTVPGTRRIPVPAPASRGGQRGSVPESGGGWGGVLSDVLTGGGGRRQGAVEAMAKSAMRSVGSQVGRALVRGVLGSLLKR comes from the coding sequence AACCGGCACGGGCTGGTGGCGGGCGCCACCGGCACGGGCAAGACCATCACCTTGCAGACGCTGGTCGAGGGCTTTTCGCGCAACGGCGTCCCCGTCTTCGTCGCCGACATCAAGGGCGACCTCGCCGGGCTCAGCCAGCCGGGGAAGGACAACCCGAAGATCGCGCAGCGCGCCGCGAGCCTGGGTGCCACCGACTTCGCGTACCAGGCCACGCCCGTCGTTTTCTGGGACGTGTTCGGCGAGCAGGGCCATCCGGTGCGCGCCACGGTGGCGGAGATGGGGCCGCTGCTGCTCGGCCGCCTGCTCGACCTGAACGACACGCAGGAGGGCGTGCTCTCCGTCGCCTTCGCCCTGGCCGACGACGAGGGGCTGCTGCTGCTCGACCTGAAGGACCTGCGCGCCCTGCTGGCGCATGTGGCCGAGCGCGCGGGCGAGCTGGGGGTGCAGTACGGCAACGTCAGCAAGGCGAGCGTCGGGACCATCCAGCGCAAGCTCCTCGCCCTGGAGCAGCAGGGGGCGGAGCACTTCTTCGGCGAGCCGGCGCTGGAGCTGACCGACCTGATGCTGCTGACGCCCGACGGGCGCGGCTCGGTCAACGTGCTCGCCGCCGACAAGCTGGCGGGCAGCCCGCGCCTCTACGCCACCTTCCTGCTCTGGCTGCTCTCAGAGCTGTTCGAGGAGCTGCCGGAGGTGGGCGACCTGGACAAGCCGAAGCTCGCCTTCGTCTTCGACGAGGCGCACCTGCTGTTCAAGGACGTGCCCAAGGCGCTGCTGGAGAAGATCGAGCAGGTGGTGCGGCTGATCCGCTCCAAGGGGGTGGGCGTCTACTTCGTCACCCAGAACCCGCTGGACCTGCCCAACACGGTGCTGGGGCAGCTCGGCAACCGGGTGCAGCACGCGCTGCGCGCCTTCACCCCCGCCGACCAGAAGGCGGTGCGCGCGGCGGCGGACACCTTCCGCCCCAACCCCGCCTTCCGCACCGATACGGCCATCACCGAGCTGGCGGTGGGCGAGGCGCTGGTCTCCACCCTCCAGCCCGGCGGGCAGCCGGGGATGGTGGACCGCACGAAGATCCTCCCGCCCCGCTCGCGCATGGGTGCGATCACGGCCGAGGAGCGCGCGGCGGTGATGGGACACAGCCCGATCGGCGCGAAGTACGACACGCCGCTCGACCGCGACTCCGCCTACGAGCATCTCACCGGCCGTGCCACCACCGTCGCCGAGGACCCGGCGCCGCAGCCGGCAGGGTGGGGCGGCGGCAATGCCTCGGACGGCTCCTGGGGTGGCGCGGGCGGCGGCGCAGCACCGCGCGGCCCCTGGGGCGGCCCCTGGGGCGGCCCCGCACCCGGGCCGGCGGGTGTGCCGCCCCCCGCGGCGGGCGGCGACGTCTGGGGCCGTGGCACCACCGTACCCGGCACGCGCCGCATCCCCGTGCCCGCGCCGGCCTCGCGCGGCGGCCAGCGCGGCAGCGTGCCGGAATCCGGCGGAGGCTGGGGCGGCGTGCTCTCGGACGTGCTGACGGGCGGCGGCGGGCGGCGCCAGGGCGCGGTGGAGGCGATGGCGAAATCCGCCATGCGCAGCGTCGGCTCGCAGGTCGGCCGCGCCCTCGTGCGCGGCGTGCTCGGCTCGCTGCTCAAGCGATAG